The region ggcaatgtctccaaaactcttcaagaaacctgcaaaccTACAGTACAGagcaaagttttaggcacttgtgcaAAGATAATGccttaaatagattttaataattaacttccatcaacctaaataaattaaatcaccatttggtgtgaccacattATGCGTTATGCAATATGCGttaaaatactagtggcctaaaaATTTTTCAcagtactgtatacacacacaccttactgacgccaaacttttgaactgctgtgtaaattaattttgttatgaAAAGTTCCACACCTCTGATCCACATTACAAATGCTGAACGCACAGAAAACCACAGCCACCaatcaaaaccaaattaaaatggAATGAGATGAGAGTCAGCTGTTTAACACAAGACTGCAGAATTGTTCAAGAGATCAGAGTTCAAAGTGTAGCTCTGCACACTCTACCTACAGCTCGATCTCCAGCAGTGCATCCAAACACTGAAAGCCCTCACACTCAGCTCACATCACTCAACAGGTGAGTATCAGCAGCAGATTTGGGCGGGAGGGCGTTCCAGGGGTGTGCGGATTAAAATGATCATGAATATTGTGATGGAGGCTCAGATGGTTCTAAATATGAGGTGTTACATTCCTGCATTCCTCTAGTCCAAACACTGCTCACAGCACATATCCTGAAGCTCTGCTTAGCACAGTGCCATTTAAAACAAAGCAGCTTCTTAATGACTTTCTCCACAGGTTAAAACAATAGAGTCAATTCCTGCCCAGGCTCATAAAACATACAGGATGTATGCGCTAGGTGCCAGATCTCTGATGTTCACCCTTTAGAGGGCAACACATTAGTTAGGGAGCTGAGAGGCATTTAGCATCTGAAAAAGAGTACCACTAACtaactaaaaagaaaagaaaagagaagagagaaaaagggaagatgataaaataagaaatggtaaacagaagagaaaaatgaaggacatgaacaaaaataaaataaaacaaactaaacgaCGCAGAGAAAagacataattttaaataaaatataaaaaaaaaccacacacacagaattccaaatttaaatagttttgtgtGTGAGAACAAACCTAGAGAATATCTGTTCCTCATcagaaaaatttgtaaaaaaaaaaaaaaaagaaaagaaaacagagtgATGACTGCCACACTAGTCTGCAGTCAGTATATCAGTAAGTTGTGTTGCAGTTACATTTCCCTGTATGTATTCCCTGAGATGTATGGCTGGAAAACAGCAAAACCACAAAGCTGTGAGTTTTGGCATCTAGAGACTCTGCATCTATAGACACCTAACCCTTGCCAAAATTGGTTTCCAGATTTATGTAGAGAACACCATCTATTTACTGTAGAGAACACCATCTATACAACATGAATTATAAATCTAACTACAATATTGTAAGCTACTGTGAGGGTGCTTATGAGTAGACACCCACCTTGCAATAGCGCAGAGACTCCATAAGTGTGAGGAAGCCAACAGAGGCCTGCTGATGGATGCCATGAAGCTctacagcaaacaaaaacaaagtaattaAATTCCTCTCAActgcacaaaaataaacagtctaACATAAAACACTTTGAAACATAATGACCCTAGCATTCTCTCAGCAAGCATTTTTAAGTCTGTTAAAACTTGAGCAAAACATTAGCTAATGCTGCCACCAAGTGGTCTGCAACAGTAGAACATACTGTGACTCcagttatttcaaacaaacagcatttcTGTCAACACATTAATATTAAGTAAAAACATGAAGCATACTCATTCCAGAACATTCTCTATCACCGTCCCACACATTAGACACAGCATGACCGGTCACCAGAAGGTTGATTAGACTCTGGCTAAAAAGTATGGAAAGAAAAGAAGCACTCACTATAGATGTGCATTTCAGcttaatatactttatttttttaatgtgttatgaTAAACAGTGCTATAAAGCAGCATTACACAACACAAGATAAATCTATTAGAATACAAGCCGATGATTAGAACAGCTGCCTAAAATCACACAATCAGAGCTTGAACACCCATCATGCATTTTACCTGCCGTGGCCGTACACAGGGTCAATCAGAGGTTCAGAGGTGTCTTCAATCTCATTCTTTATGTTCTCAATTCCCTGTAATTTCAAGTCAGACCATGAatacaaacacagacacatgaATGAGCATAGCGGGCAAGTGACATGCTACAAAGGGCATCATTTGTCATGTATGCTATTGTTCAAAGATTTGgggtcagttatttatttattcactttttaacTCTATGCCAGCATCAAGGCTATGTTTATGATGATCTCAGAATAAATTACACAAGATATGCAATTACCATAAAGTTATAGAAAACGTTTCAGGTATACaccattaaaacaaatataaaacttatttaaaattttaatattaaacaatattaatgtttttactgtattttatgttgagcataagagacttctttcaaaaacaacaaaacaattacttaaaccaattcttttaaattgtatgaatataaaacaaatgattgtttttactgtatttctattatgagcataagagacttctttcaaaaacaacaaaacaattactTAAATAAACCAATTCTTTTAAACTGTATGAATATTAAACAAatgattgtttttactgtatttctattatgagcataagagacttctttcaaaaacaaccccaaacttttgaacagcaggtTTAGATGAGAAGTCGTTACCATGCAAGCTCATtatgctgttgttttaaaattaatttttcaaaaatgtaaagttataCCTTTGTAAGTATGACAGAGTACAGAAATAGCAGAACCCCGAATTTGTTCTTCCAAGTGTCGTACAGTGACAACACCACCTCTCTCAATTCCGCATCGGTCCTGAGAGTCCTCTTCCTGAGAAAGGAGCAACCACAATTCAACTACCAATTGGGAAAGATCCTTACCGAATACAAATTTATCTAGGAGTTTAAGCTGCACCCTTTATTACATTGTGAAATTAGGTGCTTCTGCACTACTGGAGATTTCTGCCAGGAATTTGCATATTTGTAAGACAAGGGGATTGAAAGGGTAAGCCAGTGAAGACATAATGAAAGAGAAACAAGTGATGCAGTGTGGAAAGAGAGTTTGTGCACTTACTGTATGATGCTGTGAAACCTCTCAAAGCCAAGCTCCTCAGCAGCCAAAGCAGCTACACACACAccatgcaaaaacaaacacatttaacaaGACACAACAATCCAGAGAAAATTATTTGGAAGTTCATGGTTAATAAGAAGACACATGTTGGATCATCTACTGTCAATGTATGCATTCAAAGTGAAAAGATATAGCAAATATTACAGATCAGTGTTAGGTAGGGGTGTGCCATTTCATACCATGCACGATAACACAGGTATagatttttacattataataaagtGTCATGTTGCGATATCAATAATATAACAATGAGACTATGTTCGGTGAGGGATGCACCGAATGTTTGGCAGCAAAAGAAGCAAAGACTAAATAAATTGTACCGAACAATGATGTGACGTGACCAAATAGAGGTGCGCACTAATGCAGCAAACATGACAGCAGTGTGGTAGCATTTAAAAGTGTCAGAGAAAGACGCAAAATTTCATGTGTTCAAACAGCGCTGCATTAGCTCGCAGCACTCTCGTTAGCAAGGGTTCAAAGTCCAAAACGACAGGGAAAAACTTGTCAGTTGCTCAgtaacatttttatgcatttttacaagGCACGTGACAATTTGATaggtaaaattacaaaaattgatacgatattgtaaaattacaatcctaacatttatgaatgttggtggagcttttattttgatggaaacCCGCAGGAAGTCCTCAGTGCTTCTTTTAGTTGACAGCAGCAGATTATAAATCATTCTCATTACTAATTCTCATTACAAGGCTCAATTTATTTGAATGCCTGATTCAAGAAGGGGGTCTCAAAAATggccacaaaatatttttttactaactTATAGATTTTAAGTTAAATTGGGCTTTGTTGGCAAAATGTCTGCTAGAATGCAAAAAAATGGTCAAtgttaaataagtatttttaaattgctgtTTTTCTattaacatacataaaaaaactgattccaagttatctgacattttaatattattaattcttTTTAAGTAACACAATAGTTACTTTCTCTTGTAATTGGCTTCTTTTATAATGCTGTAACTTTTAAAGTaatttccccaacactggtagATTTATACTCCGAATTACGTAGTCTGTGAATGAGAGTAGTTCATTGGAAAACACAACATTGAGAACGACAGTTGTTAATTTTCTTACTCTGTGTCTCAGTAGGCTGGCTCGACTCAGGCTCTGGGTGGCTGTCAGTGATGTCACTGCTGTCTGTGGTTTTAGCACGAGGCAAGGTGGCCAGGTGAAAGGCCTGTGTCTTATTGAGGCAGGCAGACTCCAGGATCTCACTGAGGGTGGAGCACAAGACTGTCCTCTGCTCTTCCTCTGTAAGGAGAACACAGAACATAAGTCATGCCACGCATCTAATTTCTCTGCTGCTTTAAAGATTCAAAGCGATCAGTTTTGCCACTAGCTGACGTGATGGATCCTTCGCTCTGTGTCCCAGTATAGTTCCATGCCATTACTTTAATCAGCCAAATAGATtgggaataaaataaatgtttaaatgaagtgaTCAACTACCtgttataaacaaaaaattataaattgtttttgCATACAATTCAAATGTCTTTCAAAACCCAATGAAACTTATCCAGAGGTTGAACAAGTTTACATAGGTAGGACATGACTGTTCTTTCGGTTTATGACAATCAAGCAGCATTCCAAGCAGGATGACAATTACACACATTAATGAGGGCATCAGCTAAGAATGTCAAATATGACCTTTGCAAAGGAGTGAGGAGGAAATGATGGGAGGAGAAGAAAACTAAAcatcttcagctgtaaaacacaATCAGGACACAATCTCTCCAACAGCGTTGTAACATGTCTTCAATTGAAACTGAAAGTGATCTAAAATATTGGATAAAAAGGCTGGAGTATTACGGGTGACAGGTAATAAAGGTCTTAGAATGCTACTTTTATAATTTGACTGCATTAAGAAAgtgccagatttactaaacagggcaaattagctTGAGAGCCTTATCCCATAAAAGTGCAGATGGGAGTGGAAAATTCTGCAAGTGATTTACTGGCaatgcacaaaataaagaaagaagcAACCGGtgcatttccataatgaccaatacaatctaccaagagcagtgcAAATAAGCAGAGCTATAATAAGGTGCATGATACTAAGATGTGTGTGACCTACTAACACAGGCACAAATTGGTTAAGTCATGCTTTTTTGGGAGGTAAATAATGGCGCAAACACCAGGAAATTGACTAGTTCAAACCTAAATAAATCATGTTAcgtgattcatttaaatactctCCTCTCATAAATTTAGCATTTGAAAGGAAAACTCAAACAAATGCATATGCAGTGAAGTCAGCCACAAAATGACTGTCCAAACCTTTTCACTGGACGtttttagtaaatcctgacagtacacTCTAGAAATGCtccagtaaaaacctgttaaatggttaacggtaatttcccCTACTACATACGGTGAATAACCATAAACTGACAtgcccagaattccctgcgtcaCATTTCAAATTTGATCTGTGTTAcacctaatgttgttaaatgaatgattattgcatcatttcagtttcatgtgtgttaccatgatggtgttagtgtttgtgtgaatgactgtgcaccttctatatatgttaatatttaaaagctgcttgtgatgagctttggttTATTATGTGACGTTCTCTTATCAGTGCATTACAAAGATACAAACCAGAGTTCAGTATTTCAATAGGCTGCTATATTAACATTATACCAGTTAATGAAATTATGGTATTCaactgtaaatttaatttaaaaccttaaaacctaaaatgttgctttttttgcagtgtagttTTTTAACACCAAAAGGTTTGCTTTGGGGCAAGCTGTTTGTAAATCTGTCCCACAGTGAAGCACCAATTTCTCCAACTTTAGGCACACAGTAAGACTACAATACAGATATATACCTATAATAAGATTCATGATGATGAATGATGATGGCGGGGGGGAGagtacatatataattatatcataacaatgcttaatttatgtatttacacCACCTAAATATCAAGTTTATAAATGACCTGTCTTTGTATAGTCTTTATAATCTTAATCACAATTTACGTTTATGCTTATTATGCCACCTATGATGAGCTTGAGATGCTCATACATGCCTCGCCTGAGTTTTATCAAGTGTACAAAAGTGGAAACAAGGTGGAATTcccttttaaaataatgtacaaCAAACCTGAGATATCTTTCCAGTTTGAGCCTTCAGTGTTAAACAACATGTTCTTCAACAGGAAAGCCtgacaaataacaaacaaaaacatacaaatcatTGGggctggaattaaaaaaaaaatgacttcaaatctgaatagattttaaaacagcAGGTTTCATACACTTGCCAACTTTATAAGTGGTTACAAAGAACTCTAAGCAACTGAGGATCTCACACTAGCAGACTTTCAGGGATTTTCTGAACACTAACTCATGAAGATATAAGCAAGGAGGTGAATGACATCTGATGTCCTCCCAACTAGACTGAATCCTTAGTCTTCCCATCAGACAATATAAGATTTATGAAATCGACCAACTTCGACTGCTCAGAATCTGCAGACTGATATAAAGACTGGTGACAAATTAAAGGTAAAACTTAAAGCATCTTGGCAGAGTGTTGGGCTAAAAAGTGCCACCACAGCAGTTACAATGAACCCTGGCTTTGATTCGACAAGTCTCTGGATCTCTCTTTGTGGGAATAAAAACCGTTCTTATAAAAGCGTTGTGATAATGGTGGTGCAAGATGCTAAGGATGAACGCTgatatagttattgttcttgatTAATGTGTCTTTACAATGTAGAAAAGTCCTACATCACAAGTGTTTTTGGAGAGACACTTCATCTCTTAAACAGTTTGAATCCACTGTAATTCTGTCCCTCACAGCTTCATTTTCACTGCTGTCAAAAATTAACCATCAAACCAATCAGTAACCCCATGTGCCCTATGGATGGGACCACTGTCAATCCTGAACAGTCCCATCAGGATGGGCTAAATGTAATTACTTAGAAAAATTTAGTCGGCATGGTTCTGGTTTCTCTGGATTTACCTTTAATTTGTCACCAACCTTTATATTACATCACTGCAGAGCAGCTTTTATATTGTGGATTTTACAAATCCGTGGATGTACACTTACTTCATTACTGACTAAACATCATAACctatgaacagaaaaaaacaaggCGAATACCTGCACAGGTGCAATGACAGCACACGGTCCACCTTCAAACTGCTCCAGTGCAGAGCGCTCTGTCTCACTAAACACAAAGCCTGTGGAAAGAAACACAGTGAACACGAACCACGGTCAATGTCACAAGTCTCAGCTTGGCAATTCATCAGGGGCTTGGCAATTTATAACTGGGCAAGCAGTCAGGCCGAAGTAACATGATCTTGGCATTGGTCTTCTTTGCTGACCATTGCAGATTTTACAATACAAGTAATGGATGTATATCCTTTAAACTGAGAGTTTTAACTTTGAAAATCTGAGTCAGCATTCGTAAGAATTCTTTTAGTATCTATTAAAGCATCAAAAACTATCAAGACCGCTTACCTTGTGACCACCTGCGGAAGAGGGATGCAGGCACTCCTCCGCCACCGGGTCTGCCCCACACCAGATCCACTACTTCTTTATTAGTATCTGACATTTCTGTTCTTACTTTTCGTCAATATGAACTCAAACCATGCATCGAGACCAATGAAGATCCTTGTGACAGCTAACCGCTGTAGTGCACGCGACGTGGCTAGCGAACTCGTCCTGAACGTTAGCTTTTGAACACACAGCCCGTAACAGCAAACCGCAACAGCTCGATTAACCTACAGGTTCGCTTTGTGTCTGAAATTAATGTAACCTTACGTCTTATTTGGTATTCAGTTCCTTAATTCGAGATTTCTGTTCGGTCTGTTCAGCTGAACAGGCCTGGTAACGTTATGTCCTCGCTGAAGAAACTCACTCACCATTCGGTTTGTGGCTTGTTGCGTTATTAAACTTTCCCCAGACAGCCCGTTTTAAGAGTAACGTTAGTTAACGACTGTCAAGTCCGCTCGACAAGACCCAGAGAAAATACGGAGAAATTCAATGAAAAATGCTCGCTGAGGTAACCAACATAGTGCTCTATGAGCCATTCAGTTTATTTACTACGTGCTTCTACCTCAAGTTCGACTTTGTGTGAGAGATTGGTTCAAATCGAGAAGGTTCTGGTGACGTCGAGAAAGAGAGAGGTCTGATTGGTCATTCCGCCCATCATTCATTTGGCAACGTCGTGTGTTGTGTTGTTCCCTCCTACAGTACGGAGGCTGATCTTGAATATACAGAAAGCTTGGCTAAGCAATGTTATataataaattcttaaaataCCAACTGTGAAGCAGGCGCACCCACAGAGGCTATAATGATGTATTGCCAACAATGTATCCTAAAATAGTGTACAGTGAATAGATGGTCAGAAAATAATGCCCAAatttaacattgtaaataaatgaacactgaaCATTTGGACTTTATAATGCAAGGTACCTTCGGGTAACGAGGCAAATTTGTACACATGATATGTATAAATTGGCAATGAAATggttaataatgaaaaattactGAATACACTTACTGAAAAACGTATATAATTCTTTAGACAATTTTTCttgcagtttttattaatttactttttagcatgtatagtcatttattttcaatacaaatatttcaatgaataaaataaacagtatttaataaatcaatttCCATTATTTGTACGATGCATTCAAACAACGCTTCTTGCACTGAGAAATGCACTGAGAAGAGAAGCAGTCTCATATACGTTTCAACAACAGAATCATCAAAAGAATAAACATTTCCTtggagacttttattttgttaaagatgTGACTTAACAGGAAGTCAATCATATTGTAGCCCATGCGTACTTTCTCGTTGGCAAGTGGACGCTGTTCTAGAGAAGTGTTTTCCTCTATAAAAAGTGACAAATTCACATATTTGATCTAACAGCAATGGGCGGACAAGCTaaatctaaaaagaaaaacaaagctaaAAGAAAAGACACTAAACCAACTGGAGGTATGTCAGTTTTAAGATTATATAGTGTTAAACGGTCTGGCCATATTGCTTGTATTTCACTACAATAatgactttaaaacactttttttttttttttttaaatgccacatTAATTAAAGCGGTCTCTTGATATAGACTGTTTGCTTTGACAGTAAGGCTTTAATGTAAACATGTCATTTAATATCCACGTGACCTGATTAATGCTATGTAGAGTTTATTGAAGAAGGATTGTCAGACTTGTCATAACTGTGCTTAAcctattcacatttaacaaactttGCAGCTGAATCCTGTTCAGGAAAGTTTGCTAATGTGAGTGGTTTGTGAAAATCATTTCTTGATGTCCAGGTGCCTTGATGTCGCCACAGGAGAGAATGAAAGCCAAGATGCAGGAAAGAGCCAAAAAGAAAACAGCTGAAAAATACACAATTGATCAACTAATTGAAAAGGTAATAGAATTCCTATAATGACATCTTAAAGACATGAAATATTAGTGCTTGTTTTCAGACTGTACTACTGTACCTCTCTTTTCTTCTAAGACTGAAGAGTGTGTAGACAACTTTGACTTTGACATGGCCAGGCTGTACTGTCAGCGAGCGCTCGATATTGAACCCACAAACTTGACCCTTCTGGACACGATGGGGAACATCTGCAGTGAGCTGGGAGATATAGAGAAAGCTAAACAGATATCCTTCCACAGTACATACAAATAACTTGAATATGTTTATCCTGTACTGTCCTCGTGAAGCCTCTAgtcttgtttttccttttcttgaAGAGCGCATGATTGTATTTGAGTGTTACGGTCCTTAACAGTGGTTTACGTTTATCTGAAGGCTGTGGAGCTCAGTCCAGAGGAGGGccatagtaagtacatgtacCTGGGGCAGATTCACACAGGCAGAGAGGCTGTTCAGTACTTCAGTAAAGGAACTGAGGTCATGCTCAACGTCATGGACAAACACACCAATGAGGCAAGACACTGCTGATACACACACAGTTCAAGCATTTTACATAGATATTTAGGTGActtgattatttcatttatacatttgcatacactaccattcaaatgtttgggatttgAGATTATGGAAAGAAACTTGTTCTaatgttcctttgaactttctgttctttaaagaattctgaaaaaacatttatcatggttttcacaaaatagTGTGAGGTTTACCgataccgatagctaggttggaccacactggacGATACaggttaattaaatttaaaatggatactgaacaaaaactaaaatagtgctatatttaaaaataaaaataaaaatactgaaccatactattagtagtaatagtagaagtagaagtaataataatatttaataataataattttttatagtaaatgttgaaattactaCACTCTAATAGGGCACCTATGAAATCAGTTGTATTTTTTcgtaaattccattttattttattttccaaattctgttatttctgtttacaatttctggattctgttttttccataaaaacatttctccacttctttttaaaagataaaatagagtttattaatcaaaatgaaagtctgattaattaaaataatgaaacttatacattttcacatcaatgaGGCACAGATAAATTTGAAGCAAATGGAAAGAGCGGTGTatgttataatgtaatttaatggaaaactatgtgaatggCGGTCTGTGGTGCAGCAGAATTTTCTGTCAGCAGCATTTAAATCCGGGTCTGAAGTTTCTTGCTCTGTTCAGTGTGCAGCATCACGTGTCTAAATAAACCGCATGTGCTGTCAGTGATTCAGCCACTAGAGGCCACTCTCgcactgtataatgaaaacagcCTTCTCAGGCGCTCCAGCAACAGACGCGgaaaactatcggcatggatttCTGCTGATAATAACCGATTGTTCCAGGAATCAACTATACATTTAcactttaaaacaacaattttctattttcattttttttacattggtcGACCTCTACTATTAAGCAGTTCAGttgttttcaacagtgataataataagaaatgtcaaattagaatgatttctgaagaatctggGACACAGCAGACTAAAATAATGGCTATTGAAAATTCAGGcatgccatcacaggaatatattacattttttaaatagaaaatttttgttttaaagtgtaaATGTATGTTGCAAAATTAATGTACTCTATTTTTGATAAAAGAAATACAGCTTTGTtcaacataagagacttctattAAATCCTGTTTAACAAATCTTACCAACAGCAGTTTTTTGAATGGTAGTCCACGTTATTTTTTATCAGAGGAACTCACAAATCCAGGTAAAATGTAAACAAGACCAGATATATTTTTACATAGTGAAGTTAAAACCAGGGTTATATCTAGGTAAATAATTATTCTGAGATTTCCATTTAAATGAGTGCTTGGAATGTTGTCacataagttttttttcttcttcttcttttctcaaACAAACACCCCAAAACATTTCTGAAAGCTGTCTGTACAGAAACTGATGAAGAATCAACCTACTCtgctaaatgcagaaatgtaaatgtactcGGATTAAATAtagtgacaactagccccagtatTCACCATGTTGTGGAATTTGCGATGACCTACAGTACAGCACATACTGTAGCTAATCAGTGTtgccaaataaaaaaagttttcctgCAGAATAGGGCTACCTTGGCACTGTTGCAACAGGTTGTTTTCATGTCTGTGGGTTGAAGCAACCCAAATAACGAGATATTTATCCcctgaaatgtgaattttaccggGGAaccttgccaaaaaaataaaaaaaaataatgcaatttttaacGAGGGACCCCTCAAAATGCAATAGGGCTAGCTTTGGACTAGTTTGAGTAGGAATTGGCTGGGAGAACATACagttaatatagtaatataatatataagtaaatataaaagatACAAGTACTAAGATGAGTCCGTAAGTTATAGCTAGAATATACCACGACACAGTATGCATACTGTTGTAGAAGGTTCACACAGTAAAATATGATGTGACCGTATGTATT is a window of Carassius auratus strain Wakin chromosome 16, ASM336829v1, whole genome shotgun sequence DNA encoding:
- the LOC113116627 gene encoding ubiquitin carboxyl-terminal hydrolase MINDY-3, producing MSDTNKEVVDLVWGRPGGGGVPASLFRRWSQGFVFSETERSALEQFEGGPCAVIAPVQAFLLKNMLFNTEGSNWKDISEEEQRTVLCSTLSEILESACLNKTQAFHLATLPRAKTTDSSDITDSHPEPESSQPTETQTALAAEELGFERFHSIIQKRTLRTDAELREVVLSLYDTWKNKFGVLLFLYSVILTKGIENIKNEIEDTSEPLIDPVYGHGSQSLINLLVTGHAVSNVWDGDRECSGMKLHGIHQQASVGFLTLMESLRYCKVGAFLKSPKFPIWILGSETHLSVFFTKVS